The following proteins are encoded in a genomic region of Neomicrococcus aestuarii:
- a CDS encoding helix-turn-helix domain-containing protein, whose amino-acid sequence MAKTTINTAALYSALDAARQERQLSWRTLAGEIGVSPSLLSRLGNGLKPDTDGFATIIAWLRLPAESFFERDGESNADDAREPDLMAQLAPLLRARKDLSETDINYLQQVIGLTVERARAKG is encoded by the coding sequence ATGGCCAAAACAACGATCAACACGGCCGCGCTCTACTCGGCGCTCGATGCTGCCCGCCAGGAACGCCAGCTCTCGTGGCGAACGCTGGCGGGTGAGATTGGTGTGAGCCCGTCGCTGCTCTCAAGGCTCGGCAACGGACTGAAACCTGACACCGACGGGTTCGCGACGATCATTGCGTGGCTCAGGCTCCCTGCCGAGAGTTTCTTTGAGCGCGATGGCGAGAGCAATGCCGACGACGCGCGTGAACCGGATCTCATGGCGCAGCTCGCGCCCCTTCTCCGGGCCCGCAAGGATCTAAGCGAGACGGATATCAACTACCTCCAGCAAGTAATCGGTCTCACCGTTGAACGCGCTCGGGCGAAGGGATGA
- a CDS encoding ImmA/IrrE family metallo-endopeptidase — translation MRRGFKTEAKRLALELRTEIGLGAHAPFDPYAFALEYGIAVVRLSELDGAAREHFLKEQGSALSGALIPDGTGAVILENDAQPLTRRRTTMCHELAHVVLEHSFGVSLSDERKCGLGGQQEEEADWLSGEMLIPHDGAFRLARANATDERAAQVFDVSLAVARWRMNHSGARKVMQRARAKWA, via the coding sequence GTGCGTCGCGGATTCAAGACCGAGGCGAAGCGCCTTGCACTGGAGCTTCGGACTGAAATAGGCCTCGGCGCGCACGCGCCCTTCGACCCGTATGCCTTCGCGTTGGAGTACGGAATCGCTGTCGTTCGACTCAGCGAACTCGACGGAGCAGCCCGCGAGCATTTCCTGAAAGAACAGGGGAGCGCGCTGTCAGGCGCGTTGATCCCAGACGGCACAGGAGCTGTGATTCTGGAGAACGATGCGCAACCGCTCACACGGAGGCGGACCACAATGTGTCACGAACTTGCACACGTTGTTCTTGAGCACTCATTTGGTGTCTCGCTGTCCGACGAACGGAAGTGCGGGCTCGGCGGCCAGCAGGAGGAGGAAGCCGACTGGCTCTCTGGCGAGATGCTCATTCCCCACGACGGCGCCTTCCGGCTGGCCCGAGCCAACGCCACAGATGAGCGTGCAGCTCAGGTGTTCGACGTGAGTCTTGCGGTTGCCCGCTGGCGAATGAACCACAGCGGAGCGCGCAAAGTCATGCAAAGGGCTCGTGCCAAATGGGCGTGA
- a CDS encoding nucleotidyltransferase domain-containing protein, producing the protein MAHLKQQFKDALSSIEPSDDKTNAPEAHRLVRDALEADAKLTEYGVSPVLIGSYKRNVSIKRIKDVDVFVRLPDMPSDVTSKDILDKFFAVLHAEFGTDSDGHRRTKRQDRSLQVSFPEYDLYVDAVPARPHWDGETWEIPQKGDENEWVRTNPEGLTSLSSEMNAAHDGYYVPTVKLLRQTRRAQLGKKKPGGFFFELATYQAFASGAVSGSDQAEYYVSALTKVSKILENFVTYGIGVNDPTLAGATIHIRASDEELEAARTRFADAAISADDALAQEDEGKAALAFQKLLGKNGDDKTVFPMPPGFNEDGSKRASAILAGARVVPAGTRTFG; encoded by the coding sequence ATGGCTCACCTCAAACAGCAGTTCAAAGATGCGCTGAGTTCCATCGAGCCCAGCGATGACAAGACCAACGCGCCAGAAGCGCATCGACTGGTCCGCGATGCCCTCGAGGCGGACGCCAAGCTCACCGAGTACGGCGTCTCCCCCGTGTTAATCGGTTCATACAAGCGCAACGTGTCGATCAAACGCATCAAAGATGTCGACGTATTCGTGCGCCTCCCTGACATGCCGAGCGACGTCACATCGAAGGACATCCTCGATAAGTTCTTTGCCGTGTTGCACGCGGAATTCGGCACTGACTCCGACGGGCACCGACGCACCAAGCGTCAGGACCGCAGCCTCCAGGTCTCCTTCCCCGAGTACGACCTTTACGTGGACGCCGTCCCGGCCCGTCCCCATTGGGACGGAGAGACATGGGAGATCCCACAGAAGGGTGACGAAAACGAGTGGGTTCGCACAAACCCCGAGGGCCTTACTTCACTGTCCAGCGAGATGAACGCGGCTCACGATGGCTACTACGTGCCTACGGTCAAGTTGCTCCGTCAGACCCGGCGGGCCCAACTCGGCAAGAAGAAGCCCGGGGGCTTCTTCTTCGAACTGGCGACCTACCAGGCCTTCGCCTCGGGCGCCGTGTCAGGGAGTGACCAAGCGGAATACTATGTGTCAGCACTCACTAAGGTAAGCAAGATCCTCGAGAACTTCGTGACATACGGGATCGGCGTGAACGACCCCACCCTGGCTGGTGCGACGATTCACATACGTGCCTCGGACGAGGAACTTGAAGCGGCGCGAACTCGATTCGCGGATGCAGCCATCTCGGCAGATGATGCCCTGGCACAGGAGGATGAGGGCAAGGCGGCGCTCGCCTTCCAAAAACTCCTTGGCAAGAACGGCGACGACAAGACGGTGTTCCCGATGCCGCCCGGCTTCAACGAAGACGGCAGCAAGCGCGCGTCCGCAATCCTTGCTGGCGCCCGGGTGGTGCCCGCCGGCACAAGGACTTTCGGGTGA
- a CDS encoding TIGR02391 family protein gives MTNSISAFPLGTIEGVAKIVGDLYSGTELTRIIAEVPLRSDPGEGHTKWRRLAHAVSSNQAKIGNGNALVALVRAAMRPERTLDRKSRADIARDELNQVLSLVSLKVLADGRVATAKRASTDTEALARSERLYKILEQRGAHAEVLAYCREDLLRKDYYEVVFEAIKGLGARIRSQTGVDADGYGLIEKSMAGSSPLLRINEGLTRTERDEQLGIANLAKGLFSAFRNPVAHEPKLYWTMSELDALDVLGTLSMIHRRLDTATSRNGEGT, from the coding sequence ATGACCAACTCGATCAGCGCCTTTCCCCTCGGGACTATTGAGGGTGTCGCCAAGATCGTCGGTGACCTTTACAGCGGCACCGAACTCACACGCATCATCGCCGAGGTGCCGCTTCGCTCTGACCCGGGCGAAGGACACACCAAATGGCGTCGACTCGCCCACGCTGTCTCCAGCAACCAAGCAAAGATCGGTAATGGGAATGCGCTGGTAGCTCTCGTGCGGGCGGCAATGCGGCCGGAACGCACACTCGATCGCAAGTCCCGCGCAGACATCGCACGCGATGAACTCAATCAGGTGCTATCGCTGGTGAGCCTCAAAGTGCTCGCTGACGGACGAGTAGCGACGGCAAAGAGGGCGTCTACTGACACTGAGGCGCTGGCTCGCTCTGAGCGGCTCTACAAGATTCTCGAACAACGCGGAGCACATGCTGAAGTGCTTGCGTACTGCCGCGAAGATCTCCTCCGCAAGGATTACTACGAAGTGGTCTTTGAGGCCATCAAGGGTCTGGGGGCACGAATTCGTTCTCAGACCGGTGTTGATGCCGATGGATACGGCCTCATCGAGAAGTCGATGGCCGGCTCAAGCCCATTACTCCGGATCAACGAAGGGCTAACCCGAACCGAACGGGACGAGCAACTCGGCATAGCCAACCTCGCGAAAGGTCTGTTCAGCGCCTTCCGGAACCCCGTGGCTCACGAGCCCAAGCTGTACTGGACGATGAGCGAGCTGGACGCACTTGACGTTCTGGGAACGCTGTCCATGATCCATCGTCGGCTGGACACAGCGACCTCACGGAACGGTGAGGGAACCTAA